One Papaver somniferum cultivar HN1 chromosome 10, ASM357369v1, whole genome shotgun sequence genomic window carries:
- the LOC113316916 gene encoding uncharacterized protein LOC113316916: MGSRLYRLNGLKSSTWYEVKILYPASIPASFSIQLIRDKSYIEHNWNRRLLNAEKLIFNAHSNDIPDHQSLDQSEKYVFVSVEPAGVVAIPGVNERELVLFNIVCDELLLGIPHKDVWVGVLVFVCLGVACIVPSFLPPYLLVRKQKS; this comes from the exons ATGGGTTCTCGCCTGTACCGATTGAATGGACTCAAATCATCAACTTGGTATGAAGTGAAGATATTATATCCAGCTTCT ATTCCCGCCAGCTTTTCCATTCAACTGATAAGAGACAAATCATATATTGAGCACAACTGGAACAGACGATTACTCAACGCAGAGAAACTGATTTTTAATGCTCACAGTAACGATATTCCTGACCACCAG AGTTTGGATCAAAGTGAGAAATATGTTTTTGTATCTGTGGAGCCTGCTGGAGTTGTTGCAATTCCTGGCGTAAATGAGAGGGAACTAGTCTTATTTAACATAG TTTGTGATGAGCTCTTACTTGGGATCCCACACAAAGATGTCTGGGTTGGAGTGCTGGTGTTTGTATGTTTAGGGGTTGCATGCATTGTTCCATCTTTTCTTCCACCATATTTACTTGTGAGGAAACAAAAATCATAA